GTGCTCTTGTCCGTGGTCGGCTGGTGGCGTTACAAGCAGGGCGCCTGGCGAAACATGCTGGTGGTGGAAAAAGCGCCGCCCGGCGCGGACCACGCGGGAACCGCCCCGAAACCATAGCGCGGAGGGAAGCCCCATGACCGCGTTTCCTCGAACGTCCGACCCTGTCTGTTGCATACGTGTTTGCGAGGTTTTCCATGCATCCTTCCAAGGTTGACCGTTCCCGTCTTCGCGAGCTGACCGACCTGCCCAACATCGGCCCGGCCATGGCCGGGGATTTGCGGCTGTTGGGCATCACCCGTCCGGACCAGCTTGTCGGGCGCGATCCCTTCGTCATGTACGAGGCGCTCTGCGCCGCGACCAACGCCCGCCATGATCCGTGCGTGATCGACGTCTTTATTTCCATCGTCCGGTTCATGAATGGCGAGCCGCCACGGCCGTGGTG
This region of Deltaproteobacteria bacterium genomic DNA includes:
- a CDS encoding mitomycin resistance protein yields the protein MHPSKVDRSRLRELTDLPNIGPAMAGDLRLLGITRPDQLVGRDPFVMYEALCAATNARHDPCVIDVFISIVRFMNGEPPRPWWDYTTERKKALARGGPEARARA